A stretch of Pogona vitticeps strain Pit_001003342236 chromosome 5, PviZW2.1, whole genome shotgun sequence DNA encodes these proteins:
- the SMKR1 gene encoding small lysine-rich protein 1 isoform X1, producing the protein MGAFVPGGGQAAGDTRRGWTALVLGNEGCLVWRWLDRGRGGAGPPLDWGRKGKTSLEKGGRKETPPSFCSPQSSERHQKKGGGGKGKGKGKGKGRGKGGKKSKKAPAEVDILSPAAMLNAYYIAHNAAACLEFRGFPWPDSPKKKGKKRK; encoded by the exons ATGGGGGCTTTCGTGCCGGGGGGGGGCCAGGCTGCTGGAGATACACGTCGAGGATGGACTGCTTTGGTTCTGGGCAACGAAGGCTGCTTGGTATGGAGGTGGCTGGACcgagggaggggaggagctggACCCCCTTTGGATTGGGGCAGAAAAGGGAAGACCAGcctggagaaaggagggagaaaggagacCCCTCCGTCCTTTTGCAGCCCACAGTCCTCAGAAAGGCACCAAAAAAAG GGCGGCGGAGGTAAAggcaaagggaaggggaaagggaagggcagAGGGAAAGGCGGGAAGAAATCCAAGAAGGCGCCAGCTGAGGTCGACATCCTGAGCCCCGCGGCCATGCTCAACGCCTACTACATAGCCCACAACGCGGCTGCCTGTTTGGAGTTCCGCGGCTTCCCCTGGCCAGACTCTccgaaaaagaaagggaagaagcgGAAATAA
- the SMKR1 gene encoding small lysine-rich protein 1 isoform X2, giving the protein MGGGGKGKGKGKGKGRGKGGKKSKKAPAEVDILSPAAMLNAYYIAHNAAACLEFRGFPWPDSPKKKGKKRK; this is encoded by the exons ATG GGCGGCGGAGGTAAAggcaaagggaaggggaaagggaagggcagAGGGAAAGGCGGGAAGAAATCCAAGAAGGCGCCAGCTGAGGTCGACATCCTGAGCCCCGCGGCCATGCTCAACGCCTACTACATAGCCCACAACGCGGCTGCCTGTTTGGAGTTCCGCGGCTTCCCCTGGCCAGACTCTccgaaaaagaaagggaagaagcgGAAATAA